From one Tsukamurella tyrosinosolvens genomic stretch:
- a CDS encoding cold-shock protein — protein MAQGTVKWFNAEKGFGFIAPADGSDDVFVHYSEIQGNGFRTLEENQLVEFEVGQGTKGPQATGVRAL, from the coding sequence ATGGCACAGGGAACTGTGAAGTGGTTCAACGCGGAGAAGGGCTTCGGCTTCATCGCACCGGCCGACGGCTCGGATGACGTGTTCGTCCACTACTCGGAGATCCAGGGCAACGGCTTCCGTACCCTCGAGGAGAACCAGCTCGTGGAGTTCGAGGTCGGCCAGGGCACCAAGGGCCCGCAGGCCACCGGCGTCCGCGCTCTCTAA
- the topA gene encoding type I DNA topoisomerase: MAARGKAAAGDGLHRLVIVESPAKGKKIGDFLGPDYTVRASMGHIRDLPSRDNPLPEADQGKPWARLGVDVDHEFEAHYVTSASKRSTVSELKSLLKQADELYLATDGDREGEAIAWHLQEVLKPKVPVKRMVFHEITQQAIQAAAEEPRELDMNLVDAQETRRILDRLYGYEVSPVLWRKVNQGLSAGRVQSVATRIIVDRERERIAFRTAGYWDIAAQLDAGAEATPRTFGARLVTVDGDRVATGRDFDAQGQLKKPAGITVLDGARANALVAGLQGASLTVTSVEEKPYTRKPYAPFMTSTLQQEASRKLRFNTDRTMQIAQRLYEGGYITYMRTDSTTLSETAIAAARDQARQLYGAEYVHPTPRQYTRKVKNAQEAHEAIRPAGETFQTPGALASVLNSDEFRLYELIWQRTVASQMADVKGTTLSLRIGGAASTGESVEFAASGRTITFPGFLSAYVETVDDQAGGEADDAESRLPQLTKGQAITAAELSAADHVTSPPARYTEASLVKTLEELGIGRPSTYASIIKTIQDRGYVVKKGNALVPQWVAFAVIGLLEGHFGGLVDYNFTASMEDDLDEIAGGREGRVDWLTRFYFGDGGPEGDGAGVAGADGPGPDSPGLKNLVAANLDAIDARAVNSIPLYTDPDGNVVYVRVGRYGPYLERTVGPKDGEAGEPQVQRANILASMTPDELTEEVAEKLFATPQDGRPLGIDPATGNEIVAKEGRFGPYVTEILPEPEKDPDAEDLDAEAAKPKSRKKKADAPKPRTGSLLKTMDIETVTLEDALRLLSLPRVVGVDPESKEEITAQNGRYGPYLKKGTDSRSLATEDQMFTVTLEEALKLYAEPKRRGRGAAAAPPLRELGNDPVSGTAMVIKDGRFGPYVTDGETNASLRKGDEVATITDERASELLADRRARGPVKKKATKKAAAKKAPAKKTAAKKTPAKKAAAKKTTAGKKTVAKKTTAAKKAPAKAVEAPADETV; encoded by the coding sequence ATGGCGGCACGAGGGAAGGCAGCAGCTGGAGACGGCCTGCATCGTCTGGTGATCGTGGAGTCCCCCGCCAAGGGCAAGAAGATCGGCGACTTCCTCGGCCCGGACTACACCGTCCGCGCGTCGATGGGCCACATCCGCGACCTCCCCAGCCGCGACAACCCGCTGCCCGAGGCCGACCAGGGTAAGCCCTGGGCCCGCCTCGGCGTCGACGTGGACCACGAGTTCGAGGCCCACTACGTCACCTCCGCCAGCAAGCGCTCCACCGTCTCCGAGCTGAAGTCCCTGCTCAAGCAGGCCGACGAGCTCTACCTCGCGACGGACGGTGACCGCGAGGGCGAGGCCATCGCGTGGCACCTGCAGGAGGTGCTCAAGCCCAAGGTCCCGGTCAAGCGGATGGTCTTCCACGAGATCACCCAGCAGGCCATCCAGGCCGCCGCGGAGGAGCCGCGCGAGCTCGACATGAACCTCGTCGACGCGCAGGAGACCCGCCGCATCCTCGACCGCCTCTACGGCTACGAGGTCAGCCCCGTGCTGTGGCGCAAGGTCAACCAGGGCCTGTCCGCCGGCCGCGTCCAGTCGGTCGCGACCCGCATCATCGTCGACCGGGAGCGCGAGCGCATCGCCTTCCGCACCGCCGGGTACTGGGACATCGCCGCCCAGCTCGACGCCGGCGCCGAGGCCACGCCGCGCACCTTCGGCGCGCGCCTCGTGACGGTCGACGGCGACCGCGTCGCCACCGGCCGCGACTTCGACGCGCAGGGGCAGCTCAAGAAGCCCGCCGGGATCACCGTGCTCGACGGTGCCCGGGCGAACGCCCTGGTGGCGGGCCTGCAGGGCGCCAGCCTGACGGTGACCTCCGTCGAGGAGAAGCCCTACACCCGCAAGCCCTACGCCCCGTTCATGACGTCGACCCTGCAGCAGGAGGCGAGCCGCAAGCTGCGGTTCAACACCGACCGCACCATGCAGATCGCGCAGCGCCTCTACGAGGGCGGCTACATCACCTACATGCGTACGGACTCGACCACGCTCTCGGAGACCGCCATCGCCGCGGCCCGTGACCAGGCGCGCCAGCTGTACGGCGCCGAGTACGTGCACCCGACCCCGCGGCAATACACCCGCAAGGTCAAGAACGCGCAGGAGGCGCACGAGGCGATCCGCCCCGCGGGCGAGACCTTCCAGACGCCGGGCGCGCTGGCGTCCGTGCTGAACAGCGACGAGTTCCGGCTCTACGAGCTGATCTGGCAGCGGACCGTCGCCTCGCAGATGGCCGACGTCAAGGGCACCACCCTGAGCCTGCGGATCGGCGGCGCCGCCTCGACGGGCGAGAGCGTCGAGTTCGCCGCCTCGGGCCGCACCATCACGTTCCCCGGCTTCCTCTCCGCGTACGTCGAGACCGTCGACGACCAGGCGGGCGGCGAGGCCGACGACGCCGAGTCCCGGCTCCCGCAGCTCACCAAGGGCCAGGCCATCACGGCCGCCGAGCTCAGCGCGGCCGACCACGTCACCAGCCCGCCCGCGCGGTACACCGAGGCCTCGCTGGTCAAGACCCTCGAAGAGCTGGGCATCGGCCGACCGTCGACCTACGCCTCGATCATCAAGACCATCCAGGACCGCGGCTACGTCGTGAAGAAGGGCAACGCCCTCGTGCCGCAGTGGGTGGCGTTCGCGGTGATCGGCCTGCTCGAGGGCCACTTCGGCGGCCTCGTCGACTACAACTTCACCGCGTCGATGGAGGACGATCTCGACGAGATCGCCGGCGGCCGCGAGGGCCGCGTCGACTGGCTCACCCGCTTCTACTTCGGCGACGGCGGGCCCGAGGGCGACGGTGCCGGGGTCGCCGGTGCCGACGGCCCCGGCCCGGACAGCCCCGGCCTGAAGAACCTCGTCGCCGCGAACCTCGACGCCATCGACGCCCGCGCGGTCAACTCGATCCCGCTCTACACCGACCCGGACGGCAACGTCGTCTACGTGCGCGTGGGCCGCTACGGCCCGTACCTCGAGCGCACCGTCGGTCCGAAGGACGGCGAGGCGGGGGAACCCCAGGTCCAGCGCGCCAACATCCTGGCGTCGATGACCCCCGACGAGCTGACCGAGGAGGTCGCGGAGAAGCTGTTCGCGACCCCGCAGGACGGCCGCCCGCTGGGCATCGACCCGGCGACGGGCAACGAGATCGTCGCCAAGGAGGGCCGCTTCGGCCCGTACGTCACCGAGATCCTGCCGGAGCCCGAGAAGGACCCCGACGCGGAGGACCTGGACGCCGAGGCCGCGAAGCCCAAGTCGCGGAAGAAGAAGGCCGACGCGCCCAAGCCGCGCACCGGTTCGCTCCTCAAGACCATGGACATCGAGACCGTGACCCTCGAGGACGCGCTGCGACTGCTGTCGCTGCCCCGCGTCGTGGGCGTCGATCCCGAGTCCAAGGAGGAGATCACCGCCCAGAACGGCCGCTACGGGCCGTACCTCAAGAAGGGCACCGACTCCCGGTCGCTGGCCACCGAGGACCAGATGTTCACGGTGACCCTCGAGGAGGCGCTCAAGCTCTACGCGGAGCCCAAGCGGCGGGGCCGCGGCGCCGCCGCCGCGCCGCCGCTGCGCGAGCTGGGCAACGACCCCGTCTCGGGCACCGCGATGGTGATCAAGGACGGCCGGTTCGGCCCGTACGTCACCGACGGCGAGACCAACGCCTCGCTCCGCAAGGGCGACGAGGTCGCGACCATCACCGACGAGCGCGCCTCCGAGCTGCTCGCGGATCGTCGCGCGCGGGGACCGGTGAAGAAGAAGGCCACCAAGAAGGCGGCGGCCAAGAAGGCACCCGCCAAGAAGACGGCCGCGAAGAAGACGCCGGCGAAGAAGGCCGCCGCGAAGAAGACCACGGCCGGCAAGAAGACCGTCGCGAAGAAGACCACGGCGGCGAAGAAGGCTCCCGCGAAGGCCGTCGAGGCGCCCGCGGACGAGACTGTCTGA
- a CDS encoding MarR family winged helix-turn-helix transcriptional regulator: MSEPTQGELLGREFITAVVMFHEAVGRSMGLTAVERKTLDVLRRLGPVSASQLVEHTGLTSGAVTGLVDRLVRRGFAVREPDPQDRRRIVVTLAPNPTLDAHVAEVFGPLGVDMAAMLDERFTPEQQRVIADFQRATTDVLRRHTARVSGMGETH, from the coding sequence ATGTCGGAACCGACGCAGGGTGAGCTGCTGGGACGCGAGTTCATCACCGCCGTGGTGATGTTCCACGAGGCGGTCGGGCGCTCGATGGGGTTGACGGCCGTGGAGCGCAAGACGCTGGACGTCCTGCGGCGCCTCGGTCCCGTCTCGGCCTCGCAGCTGGTCGAGCACACGGGTCTCACCTCCGGCGCGGTCACCGGCCTCGTCGATCGGCTCGTGCGGCGGGGCTTCGCGGTGCGCGAGCCGGACCCGCAGGATCGTCGGCGGATCGTGGTCACCCTGGCGCCCAATCCGACCCTGGACGCGCACGTCGCGGAGGTCTTCGGTCCCCTCGGCGTCGACATGGCCGCGATGCTCGACGAGCGCTTCACGCCCGAACAACAGCGGGTGATCGCCGACTTCCAGCGTGCGACCACGGACGTCCTGCGGCGGCACACCGCGCGGGTGTCTGGGATGGGTGAGACGCACTGA